The genomic region AAAAGATTAAGAGAGATTATTTTAGAACAGAATTTAGATACCTGTAAAATAATGATCGAGCAATACTTAAAAAAATACTGGCTTAAGAGTTATAATAAGTATGGAAGTGAAATGGGGCTGGAAAGCACAAAAACAAGAGCTGAAGGAAGGTATTTTTATGGTTTTTGGGCTTTTGAGGAGGGTGTAATTTAAACTCTGTCTGAATAGATTTTTTATATTAATATTCAAACAGATTGAAAAATGACACAGGAAGAACTGAACAACATTGAAAAAAAAGCACTTGAACAATTTACGACTGGGAAAAGCCTTTTCGGCAAGGACGGCGCTTTTGCACCGCTGCTCCAAAATTTCCTTGACAAGGCCCTAGAGGCCGAGATGGAGGCTCATCTTGACGATGATGAGCGTCTCAAGGGCAACAAGCGCAACGGCAAGGGCAAAAAGACCCTGAAGACCGGTGTGGGTACTTTCGAGATCAAAACGCCCCAGGACCGCCAAAGCAGCTTCGAGCCCGAGATCGTAAAAAAGCGACAGACCATTTTGGCGGACAACCTGGCCGACAAGATAATCGGCCTCTACGGTCTGGGGATGGGCTATCGGGACATCTGCGCCCATATCAAGGAAATGTACGATACCGAGATCTCGCACAGCGTGCTGACCGATATCACCGATCGGATCATACCCGATATCAAGGCATGGCAGCGAAGGCCATTGGACGTGATGTACTGTATCGTCTGGCTGGACGCCATGCACTACAAGGTCAAGGAGGACGGCAAGGTCCGCCACAAAGCGATCTACAACATACTGGGAATCGACAAAAACGGCCATAAGGACGTGCTGGGCATGTACATCTCGGAAAGCGAGGGGGCCAATTTCTGGCTGCAAGTGCTCACCGACCTGAACAACCGTGGGCTCCAGGACATACTGATAGCCTGTACGGACAACCTGAAAGGGTTCACCGATGCCATCCTGAGCATCTTTCCAAAGACCGATGTCCAACTGTGCATCGTGCACCAGATACGCAACTCGCTCAAGTACGTAGCCTCCAAGGACCAAAAGGAGTTCATGCGCGACCTGAAACTGGTATACAGGGCCAACGGCAAGGAGGAGGCCGAGGACGAACTGCTGGACCTGGAGGAAAAATGGGGCAAGAAGTACCCGGTGGTCATCCAGAGCTGGAACGACAACTGGGAGAACCTATCGAGCTACTTCGCATATTCCGCCCCCATCAGGAAGATTATATACACCACCAACGCCGTAGAGGGGTTCCACAGGCAGGTGCGGAAGGTGACCAAGACCAAGGGCGCGTTCACCAGCGACATGGCCCTTATGAAGCTGATCTATCTGGCGACCATGAACATTCAGAAGAAGTGGACATCGCCATTACAGAACTGGGCAACGACCGCCCAACAATTTTTTATTAAATTTGAGGGCCGCATGCCGCTCGATTTGAGCACAGCCCCTCCGGGGGGTACCCCCCGGAGGGGCTGAGGACCGGACAGAGTTTAAATTACACTCCCCTTTTGAGGTAGCTGCTGTTGCTAAATTAAAGGGATTTGGAGAAGAGGAGTTTAAACATCTACCTTACTTCCCAACCTTTAATGATAGATAAAGGTTTTAAACTTCTCCATTCCACTCCTTATAGAATTGCTGAAGATAGTCTTCCATAAAACGATGGCGATTTTCAGCAAATTTTTTTTCCTGTTTCGGTGTTCATTCGGTCCTTCAGCAACAACAGTTTTTCATAAAAGTGGTTGATAGTTGGAGCTTCGAAGCTGTATATTCTTCCTTGCTCATCTGCAGGTTTGGCACCCGAATGAAAGGCGAAGGCCAGTTCTCGGAGCAGGTAAAGCAGCAGTTTAAAATTGCTCGAAAAATGTATCTTCAGGATCGTGA from Christiangramia sp. OXR-203 harbors:
- a CDS encoding IS256 family transposase is translated as MTQEELNNIEKKALEQFTTGKSLFGKDGAFAPLLQNFLDKALEAEMEAHLDDDERLKGNKRNGKGKKTLKTGVGTFEIKTPQDRQSSFEPEIVKKRQTILADNLADKIIGLYGLGMGYRDICAHIKEMYDTEISHSVLTDITDRIIPDIKAWQRRPLDVMYCIVWLDAMHYKVKEDGKVRHKAIYNILGIDKNGHKDVLGMYISESEGANFWLQVLTDLNNRGLQDILIACTDNLKGFTDAILSIFPKTDVQLCIVHQIRNSLKYVASKDQKEFMRDLKLVYRANGKEEAEDELLDLEEKWGKKYPVVIQSWNDNWENLSSYFAYSAPIRKIIYTTNAVEGFHRQVRKVTKTKGAFTSDMALMKLIYLATMNIQKKWTSPLQNWATTAQQFFIKFEGRMPLDLSTAPPGGTPRRG